The window GCCATTTTatagacttaaaaacaaaataaaactgaggctcagaaagagacttgttcaaggtcatatGCAGTGGTGCTCCATGAattcaatcaatcaatatttattaaatacgtacatacatatgtatgatAGACTCAGTTCAAATCCTGATGCTACcacttacttgctgtgtgaccttaggcaagtcagtTGCCTTCTCTgtgcatcagtttcctcatctataaagtgggaatcATAAAGTACTGATGTcagagggctgttgtgaggatgaaacaaGTTACTCTGGGTGAAGTGCCAGTATGCAGTAGGAGTCCAGTATGTGTCAACATGTCATTCtcccgggagggggtgggggatggcttCATGTACAGGCAGGATTAACGGTGTCTAGATAATTCTTTTTCAGTTGTTGGCCCAGGTCACCAGCTGCCACTTCTAGCACAGGCCAGCCCGGAGGAAAGGGACAGCCTGCCCACAAGGGGATTTGGCAGAGATGGAGGCTGTGGGTCTAGGCAGCTGCGAGCAGGGTGGCCCTGGTTGCTGGCTGTCCCTGGGACTCAGGTGGGCTGCTTCTCTGGCCTTGGAGGGATTGGCCAACCCCGTCCTAGAGCTCTGGGCTCCTTCCGTCAAAGCGGTGTTGAGCCATCTCTACTAGGACTCCACTCAAGGCCCAAGGCGAGAGGCGAGGCCAGGGCCAGGCGGCGGCTCTCCCACGGCACCGGTCACTGCCCACAGGATGCACGCAGCCTTGGGACCCATCACGCAGCCCTCCCTGGAGAGATGTGCCCTGGGCCTCCCAGCAGACCCTGGCGGCACAGGTGGCTGCGGCAGAAGTGAGCCTTGGCTCCTTCCAAGCCTGCTCTTGGGAAAAGCTGGCTAGTGGTTACGGTCTGAGGGGCACGAAGGTCCTGGAATCCTGGATGTCAAAGCTACAAATGGCTGTCCAGGCACGTGATAGGCAAAAGCCCAGAGAGGGTGGGCTAGCAGCCAGAGATGCCCAGCGAGGGCATGAGGAGTGAAACCCAGGGCTCTGGTCACCGCCTCCCGCTCCCTGTGTCCCCTAACTTCCAAGCAGCCCCTTCCCAAGAGGGGCCTCCCGCCCTGCCTCAGCCAAGATGAAATGCCAGAGCACAGCCTCGCCCGGTGtcccagtggctgagcatcgaccgatgaaccaggaggtcaccgttcgattcctagtcaaggcacacgCCTgtgttttgggctcgatccccagcaggggacgtgcaggaagcagccaatcattgattctctctcatcattgatgtttctatttctctctccctctccctttctctctgaaataaataaaaaatgctttaaaaaagaaataccggtacttttcactttttattaCAAACACAAGTTTATAGGCACATAATTGAAagtctaaaaaaatacattacaatAAATAATTGGAATTCTCCAAGTTCGTAGAGCAAATAAGTTATATACAGACAGGTGGAGCAGAACAGGCCCTTCTCACCAGGAGTGTCCCGAGGGTCTGAGGGTACAGGACCCCGGGAGGGAGAGCTGGAGGGGACAGATgaaggcgggggtggaggggaggacacCAGCCATTGGGCTGGCTTAGGTGTGAGCGTCCATCACTGTGCGTCGCCCCTGGTGTGTAGCCAGCAGACGGGACACCTCTCAGGACATGGCCTCCAGGTCAGTTCTTTTTAGCAGTGATGTGGGACCAGAGCCAGAGGGGTAGGCTGCGCTGCAGCCTGGGAGCTGAAGGCTTTGCTGGGCAGTGTGAGGGCTCGGAGCTGCCTTGAGGGGGCTCCCTCACTAGGGCGAGGAGGCCACAGCTTGTGCCAATCCAGCAGGTGGGCTTCCTGGTCCAGGAAGCAGGTGgagcctcctgccctgggctgcccttctcctcccctctccacacAGGCTTCCTTCCCAGAGTCTCTCCAGCTCCCAGCACTATCTCTTCTGCCGCCTGGAGTGTGTAGGCCTGGTCTCCCTCCTTGCCTCCTGCTGTCTCTGAGCAAAGCGGATCTTGGCAGAAGAAATGTCCCTGGAATGAGAAGGGTCAATTTAGCATCGCAGGAGATATGGACCGCCCAAGAGTTCCCTGtgagaggcagcagcaggagggactGCACCCCTTCATCGTGGCTGCCCTGGGTCAGAAGGTGGCCACTGACCCTGAACTCAAGGCCTACAAGCGTCTTTGCCCTCAGGGGCTGGGACAAAGCTGATGTTCAAGATCAAACGCGGCTGGAATGACCGGACAGCCAAGAAGAGCCCAGCGTTTCTTTCCCAAGACCTGCCTTCCTACTTCCACACCTTCCCTCCCGGCTGCTCACCCAAATTCCATCCACTACAGTTCCCATTTCCAAGTTCCAGACAAAGATGGGTCCTAGCCGCCCCTTGAACCTGACTGAGACCCTTGCATGGACTTGTGTCATTCAGGTGGCCTCGTCCTGGCTCAAAGCATTCGAGCCTAGAAGCTAGGAGGCTGGCTTCTGTTCCAGCTGTGGGAATGTGGGCAAGTgtctcagcctctctgagccccttTCTGGGTCTATAAGATAGAAACAGCCCCGAACGGTTGTAAGGAGGATACTGGTTGGCTAAGCAAGCCCTCTGCCCACTTTGAAGGGCCATGCCCTTGCCAAGTCTTATCTTGTTTTTTTCATCCTACGACAGTTCCTAAGTATGTGCTGGGTCCTGTCCATCTCGCCATCTGGCCTTTTCTCCTATGTTTCTGCCTCCCCACAAAGACCAGAACCCGGAGCCATGCTGGGCCCAGCACTGGCTAGCCCCGAGGAGCCACCTTTACAGGTAGAATGGCTAACACCGCCAGGGCTCCCACTGGGGGCAGGTGCTTCCTTATGTCAAATCATCTGACCTCAACCCCATGAGATGGGTAGCATTGTTGTCTCTGTTTCAAAATAGGAACTTATAGCACAGAGAAGTGAcaaacccaaggtcacaaagcttgTTTGTGGCAGGGCTTGGGTTCAAATCCGGCAGTCCTGGCTCAGAAGCTGCCCCGTAGCCACTCTGGCTGCATGGCCGATAGGGGGCTTTGTTCTCAAGTCAGTTTGGTTGGACAAACATTCATGGGCACCTCCTGTGAGCAAACTCTGGAGCTGAGCCAGGCTGAGGCCACCACAGATGGGATCCAGTCTGGGATGGGGGAAGGAGCAGGCTGGGTAGTTGGCCCCTCTGGACCCCAGGATGTGGAGATGCTCAATTAAGACACAGCCTGAATGAACACCTGTGGTCCTTCCAGAGTCAAGAACCTTCAGGCTCTAAAAAGTCAACTTCCAGGCATAGCAGTGAAAAGCacgggctctggagtcagactgctgtgtgaccttaggaaagtaccttcacctctctgagccctagATCGCTTAACTGTCCAATGAGGACGCAGTCCTGCCTTTTATAGAGAATAAGAGAAATGCGAGGACATGTGCCAGGCATACAGGAGGCACTGGATCGGCGCAGTGGCCCTTACCTCAGCCGCTGGAGGAGCTCTCCTGCCGTGGTCCATGTCTTGCCAGCCTGGGACACGTCTGCAGGGGACCCGACGCCTGGGTTTGCCACGGTTTCAGGCCTGAATGAACAGCATTAGAACCCAAGTGAGGGGCTGTCCAGGGCCCCAAGGCCACCTGGccgcaggcccagcccagccccaccctatCCCCACCTGCCCTCAGGAACAGATCCATGTCCACCCTGTGTACCTGGCACCCTCCCTTTCCAGGCGGGGTGGGGAAAGCTGAGCTACGGGGACTGTGTTCCTAGCTTCAGAAAGAGGCCGTTGGGTGGCTGGCCTTCTCAGAAGCCGGCCACCTGCAGCTGAGTGTGGCCCTTTTCAGGAGAAACGAAGGCAGGGGCAGAGCGACAGCTTGAGTCTCAGAGGAGGGGTTTTCTCCTAAACCATCATGGGCATGGAGGCTGGGATTGCCAGGCCAATTTCTGCTTTCCCCAAATGCTCTATGTGGAGGAGGGAAAGAACGAAGTTTCCCAcccttttacagatgggaaaactgaggcccaaagactTAAGGGATTTGCAAAGCCCCCCAGCAACTCTGTGATGACCCTGAAATGGTGCCATGGCCTCCCAATTCCAGATGTTACTCCTTCACTGAGAAAGCTCCAAAGTCCCCTGAGCCTCaggcctgactccagagccccaTGGACTCGTCACATAGACCGAGGCCGAAGCCCAGCGCTCCCTCTGACCAGCTGTGTGGACTGACAGCACAGGCCTTTGAGGCCTGGGTGCCTCAGCTGTCACCTGGGAGAATCCCCCTGCCCAGGAGTGAACATGGCGCTCTTGAAGCCCCCAGAGATGGGCAGTGGGAGGGACTCAGGGGTGACTGGTTCCCTGTGGGAAGGGACACTGCCATGGGCCCGGGGCAGCCTATGGGTCCCTAGgaccctgctccccctcccccatttgctCCTCTGCTCTTTGGCTGGTCTCCCAGACACCTTGTTGTCCAGGGCAGGTCTGGGCTGGCAGTTGCCCCTGACCCCTGCAGCTGGGTGCCCACTTACCAGGGCCTTTGATGGCAGAAGGTggcacaggcagggtccctggcACTGGAGCATTCACAGCGCCCTGGCAGAGAGCGGCGCCGGCGTTTTGGCGGGTTTCCCAAGCCATAAGGAACTGTCTGTCTGTGGGCAGGCAGCCAGTAAGGTAGTGATGtagaggggaaaagggagagagggagggagaggaagagagggagggagaggaagagagggaggattAGATAAATCACTACTATTGACAAGCAGGGACCGTCTTTTCCCTGTACTCTGGGATGGCCAGTGTGGCAGCAAAAGGTGCCCAGCCCCTGACCTCAAGAAGCCCCACCACAGGCTCCTACCCAGGTGCCAGGTAGCCCTGACAAGACCCAAGACCCAACacccttcccttctctgggaCTCTGCCTCCCCCCCAGGTGTCCTCCCAGGCCCCCCACCCAGACAGGAACATGAGCTGATAGAACCAGGCTGTCCCTTATTCTCAAAGAGGCCCACAGCTTGCCcccagaggaggggaggaaaTACCATCTCATAAGTAAACATGCAGGCTCATAGCTAAGCTGCCCCCAGCTGGTCCCCACTTGCCTAGAGAAGTGACGTGTATGTCTTAGAGTTTTGACTTAAAAATGGTGaaagggtgtgtgcatgtgtgtatatgtgcgtgcacatgtgtgtgcgaTCAGATGGGGTTGATTTCAGATCAGAGTCTAGCCAAGGCGGGtcgagggcagggcaggggcctgtggccGGTTGGACCAGCACCTTCGGGTGCCAGAGCTAATTTTAGCTGGTGTCTGAAGTTGTAATGACTCCAGGTAGACCCGGCAGGCAGGGACTGGCAGGGTTCCCACCCTGAGCGAGTGTTTGGATGTGGATTAGCTCCACACGCTTACGTGCCGGGCTTCTCTTGTCTTTTGCAATTTGGGGAAGGGAAAAAACACAAATGCACACAGAAACTTCAACTTGAAGTATGCAGTGGCCCGGAGGCAGTGCGGGTGCAGACAGAGCAGACAGCACGGGCCCCCACCCTGGCTCCACCAGGTGACAAAGGGCAGGTTTTTCATCTGTCATTTGGGGACAACAGCAGTACCTGCCTCAGGGAAGGattgcagggtgggggtggggggttcatGAGATGATCATGCGCGAGCCCTGCCTGGCATAGGGCCCGGCACAGTCCAGACATGGGCGCTGGCATTAATTGTATTATTCTTGGAGGATCATGCTGAGGCAGCATGGCCGAGTGGGTGTGAGCTCTGGCATCCACCGGACCGAGGATGGAGCTGCCACCTACCACTGCCTCCTTCTTGTGTGATCGTGCAGAAGgcacctcacctctctgagcctcagtaccCTGATCTGGAAAATGAAGCCAACACTTTCTTGTTGGATGTCATAAGAATTCTCCTGAGACACCCCTCTGTATTGCTCAGGCAGCCTCCCCGTGGGAGTGAAACAGTAACTGCTAGTGATCGATATGGGCCCAGTGCTCCCATCTGGAGGCCCAGGGAGAGCCGTATGGTGCCCAAGGTTTCCCAGTGTGCCCgcagtcccctccccccacgcctAGCAGCCCGCCTGGATCCCCATGGTAGCTCACCCGGGAGTGTTCACCCAGATGATGTCCAGGTGGCAGAAGTAGACGCACTCCTTGTCGAGCCAGGAGCTGCAGGAGCAACGCCGAGGCCGCAGGTGGGAGCCTCGGGCATGGCGCGGGGGCACTGGCTGCTCTTGGGTGGCAGCGGCCTGGCCCTTGCCTGCATgcacaggagggagagagaggtggagaggtgggtcAGGACGCCTGGCACAGCTGGAATAGGGGGACCTGCCAGGCTCCTCCTCTTGCATAATCGAGGAAGTTGGCACTCTCACTGCTCAAGATCTCCGGACCAGCCGGGGAAGCCTCAGCAGCCGGGTGGGAAGGGCCAGTGGCCGCCCTGTGCCCGCCCTGTGCCGCAGCACCTCCGTACTGGCAGAGCCCCGGGCCGGGCCGTGCCACTGCGCTGGGCTCCCGCCCTGTGTGCCCCAGCTGGCTTGTGGGGCACCACAGTCCCCAGGGGAGACACTGCTGAACAGACCCGGGGCTGCTGCAGCAGGCGAGGCCGGATGGCTCACCTTCATGCAGGGCCACGAGCAGGGCCAGAGCAACCGAGCACCAGGCAGTGGGCATGGCAACCATCGCGGGCAGAGTGCAGGGCTGGactggagcagggagcagggagcagggagcagggagcgcGCCTGTTGCCTGCGTCCTGCTGCCAAGCTGAGCCAAGCCGATAGCTCATTGCCTCCGTGCCCTGGCTGCTTATAACCACCAGGCACTTCCCCGCCCCTGCCGTCCAGCCCTGCCACTGCACCAGCGGGTGGAGGGCCCAGAGCCAGGGACAACGCCTCCTCCTGGGGCGTCAGGCCCTGCCCAACCTTCACGGtgggggggacaggggagggcggaggcgggagggaaggcccagctcctccctctgaGCTCAGAGCAACTCCGGGAGTATGAGGCTCCCCTGCAACCCCCAGGGACTCCTCCCAGTCCCTAGGACTTCCTCAAATCAACCCCCAAAGTgccccagagcccctcccccactctcccgtGGCTGCTCCCCAGGTCTTGCCCAGAGCTAAGAGTTTGAAAGGGGAGCATGAGAAAAACCCGCCCTCTCCTCGGAGAGACCCTGctgtcctgcctgcctgctgccagccAAGCTGGGGGTGCCGCTTCTGTGGTGCAGGAGGTGAGAGGCTTGCTtatggctgtgtggccttgggcaagtcagagccctctctgggcctgcttcCCTCAGTAAAGGACACAGCCTacccctgacctctgacctctgaccagCCTAGAGCTGCCTCATCGCTCCCTCACCCAGGAagtgcccctctcccctccttccacccCAGGGCCCGGGACAGGAATCTTGGTCCCTCTCAGAACCTTGTCAGCTGTGCAGCCTTGGCTAAGGATACCCAtcctgcacctcagtttccttgtttgcAAAACAAAGCTAAAATGGGGGATCTCAATGTGTTGGCTCACGGGCTCCATGGAGACTAAGAGGGGGCTTCAGAGTCCTTTCCAGAAAGATGCCCTGGGGGCCCACACAAAGTGCCCCTCAAAAGGTCTCCTCTCTCAGTGGCTACTTTCTGCAAAAAAGGCCAGGTGGTGGGGGTGCTCCCTGTGGGCTAGCATTCTGCTGctgcccctctgctggctccCAAGCTGGACGGTGCTGGAGACCAGAGTGGGCGCGCTCCTGTTGAGCCACACAGTTTGTGGACCTGGCAGTTGCCCTCTATTCCTGCCCGGTCCACCTCTTCCAGCATCTTCCCAGGGACCCAGTCTCCAGGCACAGCAGGAAAGGCTCTCCGTTTCTGGGAAATCCCGGAGCCCAGGCTCTGGAGCCTGACTCATGAGATTGTGCTTATCTCCCCAGCAATCTTTAGGTCCAAAACTCCAGAGAAGGCAGGGCCTGGagcctgcctggcacacagtagaagCCCCCCGAGTGAGTGCACTCTGAAGGAGGGGGGAATGAGTGAGTAAATGCCTGGCTTTGAGCTGGGGAAATTGGGTCTGCAGGGACCCAGGCTGCCCAATGTTCAGTTCCTGTGTTCAGCAGCAATTTTGTCATTAGACATTTATGAAGGGGGACATAGATGACCACAAAGAAACAAGCAATCTTGCCTTTTCATGGAGTGTGTTCagagcatgcatgtgtgtgtgtgtgtgtgtgtgtgtgtgtgtgtgtgcacgcgcgtgaGCGATCCTAGTAGAACAGAGGGAGATTCTGGTAGGAAGTAGGGAGAGACCTTTCATCCTTAactttattgccctggctgggccaGGCTTCCCCCAGACTGGGCCAGGCTGCAGGGAAAGCAGGAACAAATATTCctgggcacctactgtgtgctcagaacactctcatttcctctcatcacaacccagga is drawn from Myotis daubentonii chromosome 3, mMyoDau2.1, whole genome shotgun sequence and contains these coding sequences:
- the EDN2 gene encoding endothelin-2 isoform X2, giving the protein MVAMPTAWCSVALALLVALHEGKGQAAATQEQPVPPRHARGSHLRPRRCSCSSWLDKECVYFCHLDIIWVNTPGQTVPYGLGNPPKRRRRSLPGRCECSSARDPACATFCHQRPWPETVANPGVGSPADVSQAGKTWTTAGELLQRLRDISSAKIRFAQRQQEARRETRPTHSRRQKR
- the EDN2 gene encoding endothelin-2 isoform X1, translated to MQEEEPGRSPYSSCARRPDPPLHLSLPPVHAGKGQAAATQEQPVPPRHARGSHLRPRRCSCSSWLDKECVYFCHLDIIWVNTPGQTVPYGLGNPPKRRRRSLPGRCECSSARDPACATFCHQRPWPETVANPGVGSPADVSQAGKTWTTAGELLQRLRDISSAKIRFAQRQQEARRETRPTHSRRQKR